Genomic segment of Litorilinea aerophila:
GAGGATGCGGGTTCGATTCCCGCTACCCGCTCACCTGGATCGGTAGCTCAACGGCAGAGCAGGGGGCTCATAACTCCTTGGTTACAGGTTCGAATCCTGTCCGATCCACTGGCCGCACTTCCTTCGCCTTTGATTGCCCCGCCCAGCGTAAAATACCCATCCACATCGTCATCCCTGGTAGGCGCAGCTCGTCGCTATCCCTTCATCCGCCTGGGGCGTGGCGGCAGCGGGCGGGCACGGAGGCCCGCCCCTACGGGAACGGGTGCCATGTCGTAGGCGGGGCGAATCATGATTCGCCCCTACATGCTGCGCAGCCGTCGCCCGTGCCTTCATCCGCCTGGGCGTGGCGGCAGCGGGCGGACACGAAGGTCCGCCCCGACGAAAACGGGCACCAGGTCGCAGGCGCAGCTGCGCTTCGTGGCCGTTCCTGCATCCCCTTCATCCGTCCAACAATTCCTGCAGCCGCTGGCGCGCCGTGTTGGGATCGGCCTTGCCCCGGGTTGCCCGCATGACCTGCCCCATGAAGAACCCGAAGAGCTTGGCCTCTCCGGCCCGATAGCGGGCGACTTCGGCCGCGTTGGCTTCCAGGATCTCCTGGATGGCCTGGTCGATGACGCTGGTGTCGCTGACCATGGCCAGCCCTTCCCGGGCCACAATGGCCTGGGGATCTTCGCCGGTCTCATACATGATCTGCAGAACTTTTTTGCCCGTGTTGGCGTTAATGGTTTTGTCATCCACCAGCTTGAGCAGGGCGGCCAGCTGGTGGGGCTGCACCTTCACATCGGCAATCTGGCGCAGGTCCTGGCCCTCGCCGTCCGCGTAGAGGAGGCGGAAGAACTCGCCGGTCATCCAGTTGGCCATGCGCTGGGGCTTGCCCGCTTCGGTGCCATAGGCCGCCACCGCCGCCTCGAAATAGTCGGCCACCAGCTTCTCGTCGGTGAGGATGCGGGCCTCTACCGGGCGAACGCCCCATTCCCGTTCATAGCGCGCCCGCTTGGCGTCGGGCAGCTCGGGCAGGGTGGCGGCGATCTCGGTCACCCATTCCCGGCTGACGGCCAGGGGCGGCAGGTCCGGCTCGGGGAAGTAGCGATAGTCGTGGGAGCTTTCTTTGCTTCGCTGCAGAACTGTGCGCTGTTGGGCTTCGTCCCAACCCATGTTGACCTGTTCCACGGTGCCGCCGGCCTCCAGCAGGGCAATCTGGCGGGCCATTTCGTAGGCAATGGCGTTGCGCACAGAGCGGAAGCTGTTCAGGTTCTTGACTTCCACCTTGGTGCCGTACTCCCCCCGGGCCTTCTGCTCCAGGGTGCGGACGCTGATGTTGGGCTCACAGCGCAGGGCTCCTTTTTCCATGTCGCCGCTGTTGACGCCCAGGTAGCGGAGGATGGTGCGCAGCTTGGTGAGATAGGCGTAGGCTTCCTCCGGGCTGTTGATGTCGGCTTCGGTCACGATCTCCAGCAGGGGGACGCCGGCCCGGTTCAGGTCCACCAGGGAGTAGCCGCCCACGTGGACGGAGCGGCCCGTGTCCTCCTCCAGGTGAGCCCGGCGGATGCGGATGCGCTTGGTGCTGCCGTCCTCCAGCTCGATCTCCAGCCAGCCGTTTTTGCAGAGGGGCAATTCGAACTGGCTGATCTGGTAGCCTTTGGGCAGGTCGGGGTACATGTAGTTCTTGCGGGCGAAGACGGCAGTTTCCGCGATCTCGCAGTTCAACGCCAGCCCGGTCTTGATGGTGGCCTCCACCGCGGCCCGGTTGATCACCGGCAGCGAGCCGGGCATACCCAGACAGACAGGGCAGACCCGGGTGTTGGGCGGCGCACCGGCGTAGTCGGTGCTGCAGCGGCAAAACATCTTGGAGCGGGTCAGCAGTTGGGCGTGGACTTCCATGCCGACCACCAGCTCATACCGGGCATGTTTCTCCATGGGAGTCGCAACGGTCATGGTCTACTCACTCGTTTTTGATTCGTCTCTATCGGCTTTGTCACCGTTTGGTTGCTTTAC
This window contains:
- the gatB gene encoding Asp-tRNA(Asn)/Glu-tRNA(Gln) amidotransferase subunit GatB → MTVATPMEKHARYELVVGMEVHAQLLTRSKMFCRCSTDYAGAPPNTRVCPVCLGMPGSLPVINRAAVEATIKTGLALNCEIAETAVFARKNYMYPDLPKGYQISQFELPLCKNGWLEIELEDGSTKRIRIRRAHLEEDTGRSVHVGGYSLVDLNRAGVPLLEIVTEADINSPEEAYAYLTKLRTILRYLGVNSGDMEKGALRCEPNISVRTLEQKARGEYGTKVEVKNLNSFRSVRNAIAYEMARQIALLEAGGTVEQVNMGWDEAQQRTVLQRSKESSHDYRYFPEPDLPPLAVSREWVTEIAATLPELPDAKRARYEREWGVRPVEARILTDEKLVADYFEAAVAAYGTEAGKPQRMANWMTGEFFRLLYADGEGQDLRQIADVKVQPHQLAALLKLVDDKTINANTGKKVLQIMYETGEDPQAIVAREGLAMVSDTSVIDQAIQEILEANAAEVARYRAGEAKLFGFFMGQVMRATRGKADPNTARQRLQELLDG